Within the Kineosporia corallincola genome, the region CCGCGGGCACCATCGCGATCGGCGAGGTGGGGCTGGCCGGTGAGGTGCGCCCGGTCGCCGGTGTCGGCCGCCGTCTGGCCGAGGCCGCCCGCCTGGGCTTCACCTCGGCCTTCGTGCCGGCCGGCACCCAGGAGTCCGCGCGCCCGCCGGAAGGCATGACGGTGCACGAGGTTCCCGACGTGCTGACCGCCCTCAGCCGGGCGACCTTCCCCCTGACCGGGAGCGGGGGTGGCAGCGGCAGCGGGGGAGGAGGGAACCGGTGAGGAAGGGCGCCGGGGCCACCACCGCTCGGAAAGGAGCTGCGGGAGCAGGCTGACCGGTGCGGGCCGGCTGAGTGGTGTGGGCCGGCTGAGTGGTGTGGGTCGGCTGAGGGGTGCGTGCCGACGGGTGTGGTGACGGCTGGCTGGGATGGTGCGGGCCGGCCGTTGTGGTGTCGGCCGGCTGAGATGGTGCCGGCCGCCGGCACGGTCCTCGATGCCCGCGGAGCCTCAACGCCCGCGCCGCAGAAGCCCTTTCGGTGCCTCGTACGAGAACAGGTTCACGGCGTAGTCCACCGACGTCCCCGGGTGCGAGGCCAGGATGCGGTCGGCGTGCTCGGCGCTGAACTCGATCCGCACCACGGCCTCGAAGTCCGCCCGGGTCGGCATCTCCCAGCGGATGTCGAGGGTGCGGCGCGACCAGCCCTGCCGGGCCCAGAACGCCTCCACCGCGGCCGGGTCGTAGGTGGGCAGCCAGCGCCGGAACCAGCTGCCGAAGGTGGAGCGGGTGGCGTCGTTGTCGATCACGAACGCCACACCGCCCCGCCGCAGCACCCGGCGGATCTCGGCCAGTCCGGGCTCGCAGCCCGGGCCGAAGAAGTAGGCCCAGCGGGCGTGCACCACGTCGATCGAGCCGCTGGGAACCGGCAGCTGCTGGGCGGTTCCGGCGCGCACGTCGATCCGGGCGCGGGCCTCGTCGTCGTCGATCGAGGCCACCCGGCGCCGGGCCAGCTGCACCAGCGGCGGGTGTGGCTCCACGCCGACCACCGAGGCCGCGGCGGTGGCGAACCCGGGCAGGTGATAGCCACTGCCGCAACCGATGTCGAGCACGTCCAGGCCGTCCCAGGGGCGGATCGCGCGCATCGCGGCCTCGATCACGCCGTCCGGGTCGACGCTGCGGTTCTCGATCTCGTACACACCCGGGTACCGCCAGATGTTGGGGCTCGGGATGATCTCGGTCATGACTACCGGCGGGCGAGCGTGGTGGCCGGGTGCACGGTCAGCGGGATCAGTTTGCGCGCCCCGGTGATCTGGTCGCAGTGCCGGGCCAGCTCGTCATAAGCGGCCTGGCCCATCAGCTCGACCAGTTCCGGCCGCAGGCTGCGGTACACCGGCTGCGCCCCGACGTGGGCCTGCGGGTTGCCGGTGCAGTACCAGTCCAGGTCGTGCCCGCCGGCGCCCCAGCCGCGCCGGTCGTACTCGCTGATCGTCACCTCGAGGTAGCTGGTGCCGTCCGGCCGCTCGATCGTGCGGTACGAGCGGCGGATCGGAAGCTGCCAGCAGACATCCGGTTTCACCTCCAGCGGCTCGCGTTCCTCGGCCCACGCCATCTTGTGCAGCGAGCAACCGTCACCGGCGGCGAAGCCCGGCCGGTTCAGGAAGATGCAGGCGCCGTCGACCACGCGGGTCTTGCGCTGGCCCTCGGCGTCCACCTCGGTCCAGCCGTTGCGCAGGCCCTCCTCGGAGTGCTGCCACAGGGCCGGGTCCAGCCGCTCGACCGCCTCGGTGACCCGCGCCTCGTCCTCCTCGTCGGCGAAGTGCGCGCCCAGAGTGCAGCATCCGTCGGAGGGGCGGTCGGCGTAGATGCCGGCGCAGCCGCTGCCGTAGACACAGGTCCAGTTGGACGTGAGCCAGGTCAGGTCACAGCGATAGACCTGTGCGGGCTGATCGTCGTCCTCAAGTTCTTCGTCATCAGGATCCTCGTCCTCCTCGTCTTCGAGAACGAAGTCGACGGGATCCTCGGGATCCTCGTCGTCGGCGGGCTCGGCTTCCTCGGGGTCGGGGAACTCCAGCCAGAGCCGGGCCGGGTCGAGGCCGATCTCCGGCGCGGGGGGATGGGGCATGGGCGACAATGTAAGCCCTGCAAGGGGGTACCCACGTGCAAGGGGAGCCTTGTCGGCGCCGGTGGTGGGGTACTTTCACAGAATGCGGCTGGGTGTTCTCGACGTCGGGTCCAACACGGTGCACCTCCTGGTGGTGGATGCACATCCGGGGGCCCGGCCGTTGCCTGCCTCGTCGCACAAGGTCGAGCTGAAACTGGCCGAGCAGCTGGAGGCGGACGGGCGGATCTCCGCGGCGGGTGAGAAGGCCCTGCTGGAGTTCGTCGGCAGCAGCCTGACCGTGGGCGAGGACCTGGGCGTCGAGGAGGTCATCGGGTTCGCCACCTCGGCCATCCGCGACGCCCCCAACGGCCAGGAACTGCTGAACCGGGTGCGCACCGAGACCGGTGTCGAACTGCGTGTACTGGCCGGGGGCGACGAGGCCCGGCTGACGTTCCTGGCGGTGCGCCGCTGGTTCGGCTGGTCGGCGGGCCGGTTGCTGGTGCTCGACATCGGTGGTGGTTCGCTGGAGATCGGCGCGGGTCTGGACGAACTGCCCGACGTGGCCATCTCTCTGCCCCTCGGCGCCGGCCGGCTGACCCGCGACCGGCTCGCCGGCGACCCGCCGGACGCCGAATCGGTGCGCTCCGCGCGGCGGTACGTGCGTGCCGAGATCGGCCGCGTGGTCCGGGACGTCGTCCGTGGGGGTGTTCCAGACCAGGTCGTCGGCAGCAGCAAGACGTTTCGCACACTGGCCCGGATCTGCACACCGATGGACGACGAGGGGCCCGCGCGCACGCTGCGTCGTGCCGACCTCAGTGCGTGGGTGCCGCGTCTGGCCGCGATGACCGAGTCCGAGCGCTCCGGGCTGCCCGGCGTCTCGACCGGCCGGGCCCGGCAGATCCTGGCCGGAGCCCTGGTGGCCGAGGGCGCGATGGAGCTGCTCGGCGTGGAGAGCCTCCAGATCAGCCCGTGGGCGCTGCGCGAGGGCGTGATCCTGCGTCGGCTCGACGCCGTGATGAGTGCGTCCGGCCCGGGGCTGTAGACCGGGAGAGTGAGCCCCGAGCGCCCGGGGAGGGTGTGCACAAGCGCCCACAGCGGGAGTGACTACGCTGAAGTGCATGGGCCGATCGAACAATGGTGGGCGGAAACCGTCTGGGAATCCCGCAGCCAAGGTGGCGCTGTCGACGAGTTCCGTGTACCCGGAGTCATGTGCCGACGCGTTCGAAATCGCTGCGCGACTGGGCTACGACGGTGTCGAGGTGATGGTCTGGACCGATCCGGTCAGCCAGGACACCGGCGCGCTGAAGCGGCTCTCGCAGCACTACGGCGTACCCGTGCTGTCGGTGCACGCCCCCACGCTGCTGGTCACCCAGCGGGTCTGGGGCAAGGAGCCGTGGTCGAAGCTGGAGCGCTCGCTACAGATGGCCGAGTCGCTGGGTGCGGCCGCCGTGGTGGCGCACCCACCGTTCCGCTGGCAGAAGGAGTACGGCGCCGGCTTCGTGGACGGCGTCGCCCAGCTGAACGACAGCTACGCGGTGCCGCTGACGGTGGAGAACATGTACCCCTGGCGGGCGCGTACCCGTGAGGTGATGGCCTACTCGCCGGGCTGGGACCCGCTGGAGCAGTCGTATCGCCACGTCACACTGGACTTCTCGCACGCCGCCACGGCCGGTGGTGACTCGCTGGCGATGGCGCGTGCGCTGGGTGAGCGGTTGCGGCACATCCACCTGGCCGACGGCGCCGGCTCGGCCAAGGACGAGCACCTGCTGCCCGGCCGCGGCACCCAGCCCTGCGGTGAGGTGCTCGACCTGCTGTCGGAGTGGAACTGGTCCGGCGTGGTGGCGGTCGAGGTGAACACCCGTAAGTGCCGCACCCGGGCCGAGCGGGAGGCCGAGCTGACCGAGTGCCTCAACTTCGCCCGCGAGCACCTGTCGTCGGCGAACCTGACGCCGACCCTCTGACGTGGAACACCGTGGGCTCCGGATCGAGGGGATTCCGGAGCCCACGGTGGCTCATCATTGTCAGCCCATGTGCGGGTAGCGCCAGTCGAGCGCCGGCTCGAACGTCTCCTTGATCGAGCGGGTCGAGGTCCAGCGCTGGAGGTTCTGCGGCGCACCGGCCTTGTCGTTGGTGCCGGAGGCCCGGGCACCGCCGAACGGCTGCTGGCCGACCACCGCACCGGTCGGCTTGTCGTTGATGTAGAAGTTGCCCGCCGCGAAGCGGAGTGTCTCCATGGCGCGGGCCACGGCCTGCCGGTCCTGGGCGATGATCGCCCCGGTCAGCGCGTACTTCGAGTCCTTCGCGATACCGGCTGCGACCCGGTCGAAGTCGGCGTCGTCGTACACGTGCACGGCCAGGATCGGCCCGAAGTACTCGGTGCTGAGCGACTCGTCGGCGGGGTCGTCGACGACCAGCACGGTCGGGTCGACGAAGTAGCCGGTGCTGTCGTCGGCCGTGCCGCCGGCCAGTACCTCGATGCCCGCGGTCGCGGCGGCGCGCTCCAGGGCGGCCTGGTGCTTGGCGAACGCCCGGGCGTCGATCACGGCCGAGGTGAAGTTGGCGAAGTCGGTGGGGGCGCCCACGGGCAGCGCCTTCGTGGTCTCCGCCAGGCCCTCGCGCAGCCGCGCCCACACGCTGCGCGGCACGTAGGCCCGCGAGGCGGCCGAGCACTTCTGCCCGGAGTACTCGAAAGCGCCTCGCACCAGGGCGGTACGGAGCACGTCGACGTCGGCGCTGGGGTGGGCCAGCACGAAGTCCTTGCCGCCGGTCTCACCCACGATGCGCGGGTAGGAGCGGTAGTTCGTGATGTTCTTACCGACCTCCTGCCACAGATGCTGGAAAGTGGCGGTGGAGCCGGTGAAGTGGATGCCGGCCAGGTCCGGGTCGTTCAGCGCGACGCCCGACACCTCGGGCCCGGCGCCGTGCACCAGGTTGATCACACCCGGCGGCAGGCCGGCGGCGGCCAGCAGGCGCATCGTGTACTCGGCCGAGAGTGCCTGGGTGGGGCTGGGCTTCCAGAGCACCGTGTTGCCCATCAGGGCCGGGGCGGTGGGCAGGTTGGCCGCGATCGAGGTGAAGTTGAACGGCGTGACCGCGTAGACGAAGCCCTCCAGCGGCCGGTGGTCCATCCGGTTCCACACGCCGGGGGAGTTGGCCGCAGGCTGCTCGGCATAGATCTGCCGGGCGAAGTGCGCGTTGAACCGCCAGAAGTCGGCCAGCTCACAGACCGCGTCGATCTCGGCCTGGTAGATGGTCTTGGCCTGGCCGAGCATGGTGGCGGCGTTGGTCACCGCGCGCCAGCTGCCGGTGAGCAGGTCGGCGGCCTTGAGCAGGATCGCGGCGCGGTCGTCGATCGACAGTGCGGCCCAGGCCGGGGCGGCCTGCCGGGCGGCCTCGATCGCCCGGGTCGTGTCGTCGGCGGTGGCGGCGCGGAAAGTGCCCAGCACGTGCGACTTCTCGAACGGTGCGACGACGTCGGTCGGCTCGCCGCCGCCCGGCACGGCCTCGCCGCCGATCCAGTTGGTCAGCTCGGCGCGGGTGCCCCAGATCTCCTTGAGGGCGGGTTCCAGGGCGGCGCGGTCGGCGCCGCCGGCGGTGTAGGGGCGAGGGGGCTCGTTGACCGGAGCCGGGACGTTCGTGATGGCGTCCATCAATCGTCCTTTCTTGATAGGGCTTTTCAAGAACCGAGGTGACGCAGCAGGAACAGCATGTTGGCCGGCCGCTCGGCCAGCCGGCGGATGTAGTAGCCGTACCAGTCGGTGCCGAACGGCAGGTACACCCGCACGTCCACCCCGGCGGAGGCGAGCAGGCGCTGCTCGTCGGCGCGGATCCCGTAGAGCATCTGGAGTTCCCAGTCCCCCCGGGCCCGGCCCAGCGCGCAGGCGTCCGCCACCAGGGCCATGTCGTGGGTGGCGATCATCGGGTGGCCCTGCCCGGCGAACAGGATCTCCATGCAGCGGCGGTAAGCGGCGTCGACGTCCGTCTTACGCGGGTGGGCGACCGAAGCCGGTTCCGCGTAGGCACCTTTCACCAGGCGGACCCGGGACCCGCTGCCGGCCAGATCGCGGCAGTCGCCCTCGGTGCGGTACAACGCGGCCTGGAGCACGGCGCCCACCCAGGGGTGCTGTTCCCGCAGTTCGCGCAGGACGCCCAGGGTGGAGTCGACCGTGGTGTGGTCCTCCATGTCGAGGGTCATCGTGGTGCCGGCCTCGGCCGCGGCGGTGGCCACCGAGAAGGCGTTCTCCAGGGCGATCTTGTCGCCGTCGGCGCCCAGGGCCTGGCCCAGGGCGGAGAGTTTCACCGACACCTCGGCCCGGTCGGCCAGCCCGGCGTCGGACAGCGAGCCCAGCAGGGAGCGGTAGGCGGCCGCGGTGGCGGCGGCCTGCGCGCGATCGGTGACGTCCTCGCCGAGCACGTCGAGCGTCACGGCCAGGCCCTGGTCCCGCAGCGACTTCGTGACCGCCAGGGCGGAGGGGGCGTCCGGTCCGGCGATGAACCTGCGGACCATCTTGTGGGTCATCGGCAGCGCGCTC harbors:
- a CDS encoding class I SAM-dependent methyltransferase, producing the protein MTEIIPSPNIWRYPGVYEIENRSVDPDGVIEAAMRAIRPWDGLDVLDIGCGSGYHLPGFATAAASVVGVEPHPPLVQLARRRVASIDDDEARARIDVRAGTAQQLPVPSGSIDVVHARWAYFFGPGCEPGLAEIRRVLRRGGVAFVIDNDATRSTFGSWFRRWLPTYDPAAVEAFWARQGWSRRTLDIRWEMPTRADFEAVVRIEFSAEHADRILASHPGTSVDYAVNLFSYEAPKGLLRRGR
- a CDS encoding Ppx/GppA phosphatase family protein; the encoded protein is MRLGVLDVGSNTVHLLVVDAHPGARPLPASSHKVELKLAEQLEADGRISAAGEKALLEFVGSSLTVGEDLGVEEVIGFATSAIRDAPNGQELLNRVRTETGVELRVLAGGDEARLTFLAVRRWFGWSAGRLLVLDIGGGSLEIGAGLDELPDVAISLPLGAGRLTRDRLAGDPPDAESVRSARRYVRAEIGRVVRDVVRGGVPDQVVGSSKTFRTLARICTPMDDEGPARTLRRADLSAWVPRLAAMTESERSGLPGVSTGRARQILAGALVAEGAMELLGVESLQISPWALREGVILRRLDAVMSASGPGL
- a CDS encoding sugar phosphate isomerase/epimerase family protein, yielding MGRSNNGGRKPSGNPAAKVALSTSSVYPESCADAFEIAARLGYDGVEVMVWTDPVSQDTGALKRLSQHYGVPVLSVHAPTLLVTQRVWGKEPWSKLERSLQMAESLGAAAVVAHPPFRWQKEYGAGFVDGVAQLNDSYAVPLTVENMYPWRARTREVMAYSPGWDPLEQSYRHVTLDFSHAATAGGDSLAMARALGERLRHIHLADGAGSAKDEHLLPGRGTQPCGEVLDLLSEWNWSGVVAVEVNTRKCRTRAEREAELTECLNFAREHLSSANLTPTL
- the pruA gene encoding L-glutamate gamma-semialdehyde dehydrogenase, coding for MDAITNVPAPVNEPPRPYTAGGADRAALEPALKEIWGTRAELTNWIGGEAVPGGGEPTDVVAPFEKSHVLGTFRAATADDTTRAIEAARQAAPAWAALSIDDRAAILLKAADLLTGSWRAVTNAATMLGQAKTIYQAEIDAVCELADFWRFNAHFARQIYAEQPAANSPGVWNRMDHRPLEGFVYAVTPFNFTSIAANLPTAPALMGNTVLWKPSPTQALSAEYTMRLLAAAGLPPGVINLVHGAGPEVSGVALNDPDLAGIHFTGSTATFQHLWQEVGKNITNYRSYPRIVGETGGKDFVLAHPSADVDVLRTALVRGAFEYSGQKCSAASRAYVPRSVWARLREGLAETTKALPVGAPTDFANFTSAVIDARAFAKHQAALERAAATAGIEVLAGGTADDSTGYFVDPTVLVVDDPADESLSTEYFGPILAVHVYDDADFDRVAAGIAKDSKYALTGAIIAQDRQAVARAMETLRFAAGNFYINDKPTGAVVGQQPFGGARASGTNDKAGAPQNLQRWTSTRSIKETFEPALDWRYPHMG
- a CDS encoding proline dehydrogenase family protein, encoding MPKLLLAAARTRPVRASVSALPMTHKMVRRFIAGPDAPSALAVTKSLRDQGLAVTLDVLGEDVTDRAQAAATAAAYRSLLGSLSDAGLADRAEVSVKLSALGQALGADGDKIALENAFSVATAAAEAGTTMTLDMEDHTTVDSTLGVLRELREQHPWVGAVLQAALYRTEGDCRDLAGSGSRVRLVKGAYAEPASVAHPRKTDVDAAYRRCMEILFAGQGHPMIATHDMALVADACALGRARGDWELQMLYGIRADEQRLLASAGVDVRVYLPFGTDWYGYYIRRLAERPANMLFLLRHLGS